A part of Nocardioides sp. WS12 genomic DNA contains:
- a CDS encoding type II secretion system F family protein, whose product MTFLTTALITLATTLAAALLIPRGARVSAPKCAGFSVEVREFLPAAPDRDGLLRRGRWAWASLAGTGAGLVLGGPLALPAGMGVAAGVWVVAGRLEPAEVRRRREEVRRDLPHVVTLLAAALRSGLAPVDAIGLVSRALPGAAADRLAPVAVRLQLGGDVVPIWAALAADPELGALGRTLARAHRTGAPVVAAVERLGDELARRGRAEVEDRARAVGVRAAVPLSLCLLPSFLLLGIVPLAVSLASVIV is encoded by the coding sequence ATGACCTTCCTGACGACCGCGCTGATCACCCTCGCCACCACCCTCGCCGCGGCCCTCCTGATCCCACGAGGTGCGCGGGTTTCTGCGCCGAAGTGCGCAGGTTTCTCTGTCGAGGTGCGGGAGTTTCTGCCCGCCGCCCCCGATCGGGACGGCCTGCTCCGACGGGGTCGCTGGGCCTGGGCATCCCTCGCCGGCACGGGGGCCGGACTCGTCCTCGGCGGTCCGCTGGCCCTCCCTGCCGGAATGGGCGTTGCCGCTGGCGTCTGGGTCGTGGCCGGCCGTCTCGAACCTGCCGAGGTTCGCCGTCGCCGTGAAGAGGTACGACGAGACCTGCCGCATGTCGTGACGCTGCTGGCCGCCGCCCTCCGATCCGGCCTCGCACCCGTTGATGCGATCGGACTCGTGTCCCGGGCGCTCCCCGGCGCGGCCGCCGATCGCCTCGCTCCGGTGGCTGTCCGACTCCAGTTGGGTGGCGACGTGGTGCCGATCTGGGCAGCCCTGGCCGCCGACCCGGAGCTGGGCGCGCTCGGGCGGACGCTCGCTCGTGCTCACCGCACCGGGGCGCCGGTCGTGGCGGCCGTCGAGCGATTGGGTGACGAGTTGGCCCGCCGCGGGCGGGCGGAGGTCGAGGACCGCGCGCGGGCTGTCGGGGTCCGCGCCGCCGTACCGCTGAGCCTGTGCCTGCTCCCGTCGTTCTTGCTGCTCGGCATCGTTCCACTGGCCGTGTCGCTGGCGTCGGTGATCGTCTGA
- a CDS encoding sodium-translocating pyrophosphatase — protein MPRPFVVDVEVTGGDLALVSVVAVISLGCLAMAVLFRSEVLRAGEGTPNMQRIAQAVQEGANAYLTRQFRTLAVFAAIAFFVLLALPAHTADDGSGLQSEWAVRIFRSVFFLVGAGFSGAVGYLGMGLAVRANLRVAAAANDQGRDVAMNIGFRTGAFVGMLTVGLGLLGASVVVIVFQSTAPNVLEGFGFGAALLAMFMRVGGGIFTKAADVGADLVGKVEQNIPEDDPRNAATIADNVGDNVGDCAGMAADLFESYAVTLVAALILGSQAFGDKGLVFPLIVPAIGALSAIVGVYLTKPRAGESGLKTINRAFYVSAAVGAVGSAIAAFVYLPSKWSELNGGGSVLDELLGSDVPGISPAVFAAGAVTIGIVLAAAILALTGYFTGTEFRPVKDVGKTSLTGAATVILSGLSVGFESAVYTAIVIGSAVFGAALLAGGSTTLALFAVALAGCGLLTTVGVIVAMDTFGPVSDNAQGIAEMSGDVSEEGAKILTELDAVGNTTKAITKGIAIATAVLAASALFASYAQSAFDSLLEAQGVDTDAAGDVLASFLVLDAKLIVGTLLGASVVFLFSGLAINAVGRAAGAVVMEVRRQFRDIPGIMEGTARPEYGKVVDIVTRDSLRELATPGILAILAPVAVGFGLGVGPLAGFLVGAIATGTLMAVFLANAGGAWDNAKKLVEDGNHGGKGSPAHEATIIGDTVGDPFKDTAGPSINPLLKVMNLVSLLIVGAIISLSYGESENDVVRILIAAAAATGIFAAVYISKQRVSTIGEEAPAAVESV, from the coding sequence ATGCCCCGTCCGTTCGTTGTGGATGTCGAAGTCACCGGCGGCGATCTCGCCCTGGTCTCCGTCGTCGCCGTCATCTCCCTTGGCTGTCTGGCCATGGCGGTCCTGTTCAGATCCGAAGTGCTCCGGGCGGGTGAGGGCACCCCGAACATGCAGCGGATCGCCCAAGCCGTGCAGGAGGGCGCGAACGCCTACCTGACCCGGCAGTTCCGCACGCTCGCCGTCTTTGCGGCGATTGCGTTCTTCGTGCTGCTGGCGCTGCCGGCGCACACCGCCGATGACGGGTCGGGGTTGCAGTCGGAGTGGGCGGTGCGGATCTTCCGCTCGGTCTTCTTCCTCGTCGGCGCCGGGTTCTCCGGTGCGGTCGGCTACCTGGGCATGGGCCTCGCCGTTCGCGCGAACCTGCGCGTGGCTGCGGCCGCCAACGACCAGGGCCGCGACGTGGCGATGAACATCGGCTTCCGGACGGGCGCCTTCGTCGGCATGCTCACCGTCGGTCTGGGGCTCCTGGGCGCGAGCGTCGTGGTGATCGTCTTCCAGTCGACGGCACCCAACGTGCTCGAGGGCTTCGGCTTCGGTGCCGCGCTGCTCGCCATGTTCATGCGTGTCGGTGGCGGCATCTTCACCAAGGCCGCTGACGTCGGCGCCGACCTGGTCGGCAAGGTCGAGCAGAACATCCCCGAGGACGACCCCCGCAACGCCGCGACGATCGCGGACAACGTGGGCGACAACGTCGGCGACTGTGCCGGCATGGCTGCCGACCTCTTCGAGTCGTACGCCGTCACCCTGGTCGCCGCGCTGATCCTCGGCTCGCAGGCGTTCGGCGATAAGGGCCTCGTGTTCCCGCTGATCGTTCCCGCCATCGGTGCGCTCTCCGCGATCGTCGGCGTCTACCTCACCAAGCCGCGCGCTGGTGAGAGCGGCCTGAAGACGATCAACCGGGCCTTCTACGTCTCCGCGGCCGTCGGTGCCGTCGGCAGTGCGATCGCCGCGTTCGTCTACCTCCCGAGCAAGTGGAGCGAGCTCAACGGTGGCGGTTCGGTGCTCGACGAACTCCTCGGCAGCGATGTCCCCGGCATCAGCCCGGCCGTGTTCGCCGCCGGTGCCGTCACGATCGGCATCGTGCTCGCGGCCGCGATCCTCGCGCTCACGGGCTACTTCACCGGCACCGAGTTCCGTCCGGTCAAGGACGTCGGCAAGACCTCGCTCACCGGTGCGGCGACCGTGATCCTCTCGGGTCTCTCGGTCGGCTTCGAGTCGGCGGTCTACACCGCGATCGTCATCGGGTCCGCCGTCTTCGGTGCCGCCCTGTTGGCGGGTGGCTCGACCACCCTCGCGCTGTTCGCCGTCGCCCTGGCCGGTTGCGGCCTGCTCACCACGGTCGGCGTCATCGTCGCGATGGACACCTTCGGTCCGGTCTCGGACAACGCGCAGGGCATCGCCGAGATGTCGGGCGACGTCAGCGAAGAGGGCGCCAAGATCCTCACCGAGCTCGACGCCGTCGGCAACACGACCAAGGCCATCACCAAGGGCATCGCCATCGCCACGGCCGTACTCGCCGCGAGCGCGCTGTTCGCGTCGTACGCGCAGTCGGCGTTCGACTCGCTGCTCGAGGCCCAGGGCGTCGACACCGATGCCGCGGGCGACGTACTCGCCAGCTTCCTGGTCCTCGACGCGAAGCTGATCGTCGGCACCCTGCTCGGCGCCAGCGTGGTGTTCCTCTTCTCGGGCCTTGCGATCAACGCCGTCGGCCGTGCTGCCGGCGCCGTGGTCATGGAGGTACGACGCCAGTTCCGCGACATCCCCGGAATCATGGAGGGCACGGCCCGTCCGGAGTACGGCAAGGTCGTCGACATCGTGACCCGCGACTCGCTGCGCGAGCTGGCCACGCCGGGCATCCTCGCGATCCTGGCTCCGGTCGCCGTCGGCTTCGGCCTCGGCGTGGGTCCGCTGGCGGGCTTCCTGGTCGGCGCGATCGCGACCGGCACGCTGATGGCGGTCTTCCTCGCCAACGCGGGTGGCGCGTGGGACAACGCGAAGAAGCTGGTCGAGGACGGCAACCACGGTGGCAAGGGATCGCCGGCCCACGAGGCCACGATCATCGGTGACACCGTCGGTGACCCGTTCAAGGACACCGCCGGCCCCTCGATCAACCCGCTGCTCAAGGTGATGAACCTCGTGTCGCTGCTCATCGTCGGCGCGATCATCAGCCTGTCGTACGGCGAGAGCGAGAACGACGTCGTCCGGATCCTCATCGCCGCAGCGGCGGCGACGGGCATCTTCGCCGCCGTCTACATCTCGAAGCAGCGGGTCTCGACGATCGGTGAGGAAGCACCGGCCGCGGTCGAGTCCGTCTGA
- a CDS encoding DEAD/DEAH box helicase encodes MTAQPDTPIRSGSARRDPAALMASLTAGPGRADRLTHLEQIPARPAISGDWPAWADATVVASYTARGVARPWAHQVAVAEAAHRGEHVVVATGTASGKSLAYLLPALSAVRAARGSRGQRGASVLYLAPTKALAHDQWAAIRDLGLDVRVATHDGDSTAEEREWTREHAEYVLTNPDMLHRSLLPGHARWAPFFRSLQYVVIDECHHYRGVFGAHVAQIVRRLRRICASYGASPVFILASATVADPEITARRMLGLDVTAVTADGSPRGELAVGLWEPPLTSYTGEHGAPVRRPATAETADLLADLVVQDVRTLAFVRSRRGVETVARRAGELVAEVDPSLVGRIDSYRGGYLPEERRALEEALRSGRLLGMAATNALELGIDVSGLDAVLITGYPGTRAAFWQQVGRAGRDGGGALGMLIARDDPLDTYLVHHPEALLGRPVEGTVFDTDNPYVLGPHLCAAAQELPVTMDDFEMFGPRTREVLGSLVAQGLLRRRAPGWFWTDGSRAADLADIRSTGGQQVQLMEAGTGRVVGTVDGGRAHGTAHTGAIYLHRGETWLVEELDLEDHVATMRRVEVDHTTSARDITDITIAAEHEHTDWGPCRLSLGTVEVTNQVTSYLRRRARTGEVIDETLLDLPARTLSTTAVWWTVPDAVLTEMAAATGVDAADLPGAAHAAEHCSIGLLPLFATCDRWDIGGVSTARHPDTGVLTVFVHDGHPGGAGFAERGYRTAPAWLRATRATIAACECVSGCPSCVQSPKCGNGNDPLDKAGAVALLDALLRHAPASPE; translated from the coding sequence ATGACCGCGCAGCCCGACACCCCGATCCGTTCCGGGTCGGCGCGACGCGATCCCGCCGCCCTGATGGCCAGCCTCACCGCAGGCCCCGGGCGGGCCGACCGGCTGACACATCTCGAACAGATCCCGGCCCGCCCGGCCATCAGCGGCGACTGGCCAGCCTGGGCGGACGCAACCGTCGTGGCGTCGTACACAGCGAGGGGGGTAGCGCGGCCCTGGGCGCACCAGGTGGCGGTCGCCGAAGCGGCGCACCGCGGCGAGCACGTCGTGGTGGCGACGGGTACGGCGTCCGGGAAGTCACTCGCGTACCTGCTTCCTGCGCTCTCCGCTGTCCGCGCGGCCCGTGGCTCGCGGGGCCAGCGCGGCGCATCGGTCCTCTACCTCGCGCCGACCAAGGCGCTGGCCCATGACCAGTGGGCGGCGATCCGCGACCTGGGTCTCGACGTCCGCGTGGCGACGCACGACGGCGACAGCACCGCCGAGGAACGTGAGTGGACGCGCGAGCACGCCGAATACGTCCTGACCAACCCCGACATGTTGCACCGGTCGCTCCTGCCCGGACATGCGCGGTGGGCGCCCTTCTTCCGGTCGCTTCAGTACGTCGTCATCGACGAGTGCCATCACTACCGCGGCGTGTTCGGGGCACACGTCGCGCAGATCGTGCGACGTCTGCGGCGGATCTGTGCGTCGTACGGCGCCTCGCCGGTCTTCATCCTCGCGTCCGCCACGGTCGCCGACCCGGAGATCACGGCGCGCCGGATGCTCGGGCTCGACGTCACGGCGGTGACCGCAGACGGGTCGCCGCGGGGCGAGCTGGCCGTGGGGCTCTGGGAGCCGCCCCTGACGTCGTACACAGGAGAACACGGGGCGCCGGTGAGGCGGCCGGCCACCGCAGAGACGGCCGACCTGCTGGCGGACCTGGTGGTGCAGGACGTGCGGACCCTCGCCTTCGTGCGATCCCGCCGCGGCGTCGAAACCGTGGCCCGACGGGCTGGCGAACTGGTGGCCGAGGTCGATCCGTCCCTCGTCGGACGCATCGACTCCTACCGCGGTGGCTACCTCCCGGAGGAGCGCCGTGCCCTCGAGGAGGCGCTGCGCAGCGGACGACTGCTCGGCATGGCCGCGACCAACGCGCTCGAGCTCGGCATCGACGTCAGCGGGCTGGACGCCGTCCTCATCACGGGCTACCCCGGGACGCGGGCCGCCTTCTGGCAACAGGTCGGCCGGGCCGGGCGCGACGGCGGCGGCGCCCTCGGGATGCTGATCGCGCGCGACGACCCGCTGGACACCTACCTCGTCCACCACCCGGAAGCACTGCTGGGACGACCCGTCGAGGGCACGGTGTTCGACACCGACAACCCGTACGTCCTGGGTCCGCACCTGTGCGCCGCGGCGCAGGAGTTGCCGGTGACCATGGACGACTTCGAGATGTTCGGGCCGCGGACGCGGGAAGTGCTGGGGTCGCTCGTCGCCCAGGGATTGTTACGGCGCCGCGCCCCGGGCTGGTTCTGGACCGACGGATCACGCGCTGCCGATCTCGCCGACATCCGCTCCACCGGCGGACAGCAGGTGCAACTGATGGAGGCCGGGACCGGCCGCGTGGTCGGCACCGTCGACGGCGGCCGGGCCCACGGCACCGCCCACACCGGTGCGATCTACCTGCACCGCGGCGAGACCTGGCTGGTCGAGGAGCTCGACCTCGAGGACCACGTCGCCACGATGCGGCGGGTCGAGGTCGACCACACCACATCGGCGCGGGACATCACCGACATCACGATCGCTGCCGAGCACGAGCACACCGACTGGGGTCCGTGCCGGCTGTCGCTCGGCACCGTCGAAGTGACCAACCAGGTGACGTCGTACCTCCGGCGACGGGCGCGTACCGGCGAGGTCATCGACGAGACCCTGCTGGACCTGCCGGCCCGGACACTTTCGACCACGGCGGTCTGGTGGACGGTGCCGGACGCAGTGTTGACCGAGATGGCGGCGGCGACCGGGGTGGATGCGGCGGACCTGCCGGGCGCCGCGCACGCGGCCGAGCACTGCTCGATCGGACTGCTCCCGCTGTTCGCGACCTGCGACCGCTGGGACATCGGTGGCGTGTCCACCGCACGCCACCCGGACACCGGTGTGCTGACGGTGTTCGTCCACGACGGACACCCCGGCGGTGCGGGCTTCGCGGAGCGGGGATACCGCACGGCGCCTGCCTGGTTGCGGGCGACGCGGGCCACCATCGCCGCGTGCGAATGTGTGTCCGGGTGCCCCTCGTGCGTGCAGTCACCGAAGTGCGGCAACGGCAACGACCCGCTCGACAAGGCCGGCGCCGTCGCGTTGCTGGACGCGTTGCTCCGCCACGCACCAGCGTCGCCGGAGTAG
- the ssd gene encoding septum site-determining protein Ssd — translation MSRTQPLSRTTSTPTVDVPPLVVTADEGLLAELLPLAAAADVAPTIARDPLAALTTWSRAPVVLVGPDLAPVLAEIGPEKRPRTYVVTLRNVPHELYRTALTLGADQVVDVVGSSGWLVELLADLTEHRTDRGRVIGVIGGSGGAGSTTLACALGQWAARSGPSVVIDCDPQGPGLDRILGVERNDGFRWDALCQTTGRLSARALRDALPRRGDLGVLSWYVDGRVQTLQAFAVREALSAARRGHRVVVVDLPRSTDPLIDEIASRCDELLVTTSASVVGVAGAARMRARFADHGAPGVVLRGEGFAAADVQRAVGLPVVAQMRDQRGLDEAVDLGLGPLRTFRGPLARAVARILGDPAGSGVTPGAEAS, via the coding sequence GAACCCAACCCCTTTCCCGTACGACGTCCACGCCCACCGTGGACGTCCCGCCCCTGGTGGTGACCGCCGATGAAGGCCTGCTCGCCGAGCTCCTGCCGCTCGCCGCCGCGGCGGATGTGGCGCCGACGATTGCCCGCGATCCGCTGGCCGCACTGACGACCTGGAGCCGCGCACCGGTGGTCCTGGTCGGTCCGGACCTGGCTCCGGTCCTTGCGGAGATCGGGCCCGAGAAGCGACCGCGCACCTACGTCGTCACCCTGCGCAACGTGCCGCACGAGCTGTACCGGACTGCGCTGACGCTCGGCGCCGACCAGGTCGTCGACGTCGTGGGTTCGTCGGGCTGGCTGGTGGAGCTGCTCGCCGACCTCACTGAGCACCGCACGGATCGCGGGCGGGTGATCGGAGTGATCGGCGGCAGCGGAGGCGCCGGCTCCACCACCCTGGCCTGCGCGCTGGGCCAGTGGGCCGCACGGTCGGGACCGTCGGTCGTCATCGACTGCGACCCGCAGGGGCCCGGCCTGGACCGGATCCTCGGTGTCGAGCGCAACGACGGCTTCCGGTGGGACGCGCTGTGCCAGACCACGGGCCGCCTGTCGGCACGCGCATTGCGTGATGCGCTGCCGCGGCGCGGTGATCTCGGTGTCCTGTCCTGGTACGTCGACGGTCGGGTCCAGACGCTGCAGGCGTTCGCCGTGCGGGAGGCGCTGTCCGCCGCCCGCCGCGGGCACCGGGTGGTCGTCGTGGACCTGCCACGGTCCACGGACCCACTGATCGACGAGATCGCGTCGCGGTGCGACGAGCTGCTGGTCACGACCTCGGCGAGCGTGGTGGGGGTGGCCGGGGCTGCCCGGATGCGGGCCCGGTTCGCGGACCATGGCGCGCCCGGCGTCGTACTCCGGGGGGAGGGGTTTGCGGCCGCCGACGTGCAACGGGCGGTCGGGTTGCCGGTCGTGGCGCAGATGCGCGACCAGCGCGGGCTGGACGAAGCGGTCGATCTCGGGCTGGGGCCGCTCCGCACGTTCCGTGGCCCGCTGGCGCGGGCGGTGGCGCGGATCCTGGGCGACCCGGCTGGCAGCGGCGTCACGCCGGGAGCGGAGGCGTCGTGA
- a CDS encoding type II secretion system F family protein — MSAVVAALCTTIAVALVLPPAPSTRWGRGGTSGRRWAFVAAGALAAAALLAGSAHLLVVAIVAAGVAGGLARLVAGRRRERLAVASRSRVVELCDALQAELAAGQTAGLALERAAAEWPEIAPVARAAVAGGDVPTALRSLADRPGTGALRVVAAAWQVAHRTGHGLADTLGRVADDLRATEQTRRVVDGELSSARATARLLAALPLLALAMGSGAGAHPWRFLFGHPIGLACLAAGLALAYAGLAWIDALARDIERAT; from the coding sequence ATGAGTGCCGTTGTCGCCGCACTGTGTACGACGATCGCGGTCGCACTCGTGCTGCCACCAGCGCCGTCGACGAGATGGGGGCGCGGTGGGACATCGGGACGGCGCTGGGCCTTCGTGGCAGCGGGCGCCCTCGCGGCCGCCGCGCTCCTGGCCGGATCTGCGCACCTCCTGGTCGTCGCGATCGTGGCTGCCGGAGTCGCTGGGGGACTGGCCCGTCTGGTCGCAGGCCGGCGGCGCGAACGACTCGCCGTCGCCAGCCGATCCCGGGTGGTCGAACTCTGTGATGCCCTCCAGGCCGAGCTCGCAGCGGGCCAGACCGCCGGCCTGGCGTTGGAACGAGCGGCGGCGGAGTGGCCCGAGATCGCGCCCGTCGCCCGCGCTGCGGTTGCCGGCGGCGACGTACCGACGGCGCTGCGCTCTCTCGCGGACCGACCGGGAACTGGTGCCCTGAGGGTGGTCGCGGCGGCGTGGCAGGTCGCTCACCGGACGGGCCACGGCCTGGCCGACACCCTTGGCCGCGTCGCCGATGACCTGCGCGCCACCGAACAGACCCGTCGCGTCGTCGACGGCGAGTTGTCGTCCGCCCGGGCCACCGCCCGCCTCCTCGCCGCACTCCCACTGCTGGCCCTCGCCATGGGGTCCGGCGCCGGCGCCCACCCGTGGCGTTTCCTCTTCGGCCACCCGATCGGTCTCGCTTGTCTCGCCGCAGGACTGGCCCTCGCCTACGCCGGCCTCGCGTGGATCGACGCCCTCGCCCGCGACATCGAACGCGCCACCTGA
- a CDS encoding TadA family conjugal transfer-associated ATPase: MADEVTVLVEEVRRRLAAVEGSLTPHRVADALRAAGRPVGDATVLAVYEALRRDVVGAGPLDPLLRLPGVTDVLVNGPGPVRIDRGNGLEETDVVLPSEDACRRLAQRLVATGGRRIDDGAPYADVRLPDGTRCHAVLAPLAQPGTAISLRIPRRGGFTLDELRVAGALSDEAHDLVGQIVMARRAFLVSGGTGTGKTTLLAAMLGAVDPAERIVIVEDAAELRPVHPQVVGLEARPANLEGAGAVVLRDLVRQALRMRPDRLVVGEVRDAAVVDLLAAMNTGHEGGSGTLHANSAADVPARVEALALTAGLGRAAAHSQFASAVDLVLHVVRDRVSGRRRLGQIAVLERDADGWVRTEPAVTFADDGTLASGPGSRRLLDLLDGRGRG; the protein is encoded by the coding sequence ATGGCCGACGAGGTCACGGTGCTGGTCGAGGAGGTACGCCGCCGGCTCGCCGCGGTCGAGGGCTCCCTCACGCCCCACCGGGTGGCCGATGCGTTGCGTGCCGCCGGTCGGCCCGTGGGTGACGCAACGGTGCTCGCGGTCTACGAGGCGCTGCGCCGCGACGTCGTGGGTGCCGGCCCGCTCGATCCGTTGCTGCGCCTGCCGGGCGTGACCGATGTGCTGGTCAACGGGCCCGGCCCGGTGAGGATCGACCGCGGCAACGGGCTGGAGGAGACGGACGTCGTCCTGCCGTCCGAGGATGCCTGTCGTCGGCTCGCGCAGCGGCTGGTGGCCACCGGCGGTCGCCGCATCGACGACGGGGCGCCGTACGCCGACGTCCGCCTGCCCGACGGCACCCGCTGCCATGCCGTGCTCGCGCCACTTGCCCAACCCGGGACGGCGATCTCGCTGCGCATCCCGCGCCGCGGCGGCTTCACCCTCGACGAACTGCGCGTGGCGGGAGCGTTGAGCGACGAGGCCCACGACCTGGTCGGCCAGATCGTCATGGCCCGCCGGGCCTTCCTGGTCAGCGGTGGGACCGGCACGGGCAAGACCACGCTGCTCGCCGCGATGCTCGGAGCCGTCGATCCTGCCGAGCGGATCGTGATTGTCGAGGACGCCGCCGAGTTGCGTCCGGTGCATCCCCAGGTCGTCGGGCTGGAGGCGCGACCGGCCAACCTCGAGGGCGCGGGCGCCGTCGTACTCCGGGACCTGGTGCGGCAGGCGCTCCGGATGCGGCCCGATCGGCTGGTGGTCGGTGAGGTCCGCGACGCGGCGGTCGTCGACCTGCTGGCCGCGATGAACACCGGCCACGAGGGCGGGAGCGGCACGCTGCACGCGAACTCCGCGGCCGACGTCCCGGCGCGTGTCGAGGCGCTCGCACTCACCGCCGGTCTGGGCCGCGCGGCCGCGCACAGCCAGTTCGCCTCGGCGGTCGACCTCGTCCTCCATGTCGTTCGTGACCGCGTCAGCGGGCGGCGCAGACTGGGCCAGATCGCCGTACTGGAGAGGGATGCGGACGGTTGGGTGCGCACCGAACCCGCCGTGACCTTCGCGGACGACGGCACTCTCGCCTCAGGTCCCGGATCGCGTCGCCTGCTGGACCTGCTCGACGGACGTGGTCGCGGATGA
- a CDS encoding STAS domain-containing protein, which yields MNLTLSTREVGARTVIAVGGEIDVYTAPKLRDTITELVAGGTYHLVVDMEAVEFLDSTGLGVLVGGLKKVRAHDGSLELVCNADRLLKIFKITGLAKVFVIHSSADAALA from the coding sequence GTGAATCTGACACTGTCGACGCGCGAGGTCGGTGCGCGCACCGTCATTGCCGTGGGTGGCGAGATCGACGTCTACACCGCGCCCAAGCTCAGGGACACGATCACAGAGCTCGTGGCCGGGGGTACCTACCACCTGGTCGTCGACATGGAGGCGGTCGAGTTCCTCGACTCCACCGGTCTCGGGGTCCTCGTCGGCGGGTTGAAGAAGGTGCGTGCACACGACGGCTCACTCGAGCTCGTCTGCAACGCAGACCGTCTCCTCAAGATCTTCAAGATCACCGGACTGGCGAAGGTCTTCGTCATCCACAGCTCCGCCGACGCCGCGCTGGCCTGA
- a CDS encoding DUF4244 domain-containing protein — MTQIHDERGVTTAEYAVATAAGAGFAGLLYKMLSGGFGNQLITKLFDHVLGLLGLR, encoded by the coding sequence ATGACACAGATCCACGACGAGCGTGGTGTGACGACAGCGGAGTACGCCGTGGCCACCGCGGCCGGTGCGGGTTTCGCGGGCTTGCTCTACAAGATGCTCAGCGGTGGCTTCGGGAACCAGTTGATCACGAAGCTCTTCGACCACGTCCTCGGCCTGCTCGGCCTGCGGTGA
- a CDS encoding Rv3654c family TadE-like protein, whose translation MKSTTADERGAATVLVVAMAGVLLLVGAAAGVVAAIVVAHRKAQSAADLAALAGATALAEPASARDPCDAAGEVAAANDATVRSCVADGQEVLVEVTVTGPYWLGQDRDLVGTARAGPTSP comes from the coding sequence ATGAAGTCGACGACAGCAGACGAGCGTGGCGCCGCCACGGTCCTGGTGGTCGCGATGGCAGGTGTTCTGCTCCTGGTCGGAGCAGCGGCCGGAGTGGTCGCCGCGATCGTGGTGGCCCACCGGAAGGCGCAGTCAGCGGCCGACCTGGCGGCGCTAGCCGGAGCAACCGCCCTCGCCGAGCCAGCGAGCGCCCGCGATCCGTGCGACGCAGCAGGAGAGGTCGCGGCCGCCAATGATGCAACGGTGCGGTCCTGCGTTGCCGACGGGCAGGAGGTCCTCGTCGAGGTGACCGTCACCGGCCCGTACTGGCTGGGTCAGGACCGCGACCTCGTCGGCACCGCCCGCGCCGGACCCACTTCTCCGTAG
- a CDS encoding TadE family type IV pilus minor pilin produces MTAELAVGLPLLLAITAGLVWLLAVGIGQVRTVDAARETARALARGDDPGEARALGERIAPDGVQISVAREGDRVVVRARGRVKGPGGLFRALPGAVLDAEAVAVAEESGEATR; encoded by the coding sequence GTGACCGCCGAACTCGCGGTCGGACTGCCGTTGTTGCTGGCCATCACGGCCGGTCTGGTCTGGTTGCTGGCGGTCGGTATCGGTCAGGTCCGCACGGTCGATGCCGCGCGCGAGACCGCCCGTGCGCTGGCTCGTGGCGACGACCCCGGCGAGGCCCGAGCGTTGGGGGAGCGGATCGCACCGGACGGCGTCCAGATCTCGGTGGCGCGGGAGGGCGACCGTGTCGTCGTACGGGCGCGGGGACGGGTCAAGGGTCCCGGCGGACTGTTCCGGGCGCTGCCCGGCGCGGTGCTGGACGCCGAAGCCGTCGCCGTCGCCGAGGAATCGGGGGAAGCAACCCGATGA